Part of the Archocentrus centrarchus isolate MPI-CPG fArcCen1 chromosome 4, fArcCen1, whole genome shotgun sequence genome is shown below.
TTAAACCCTGTTCTGACAGGGTAATGTTTTAGCATGTCATCAAAGGAAACAGTCTTCTTaagtaaagaaatgtttgacagCTGAATTTAAGATATGTTTCTAATTatgtgaaaatcttttttttattccttgcaTATCAGACTCACATTCGATTAAACTGACCGAGAGCAACAGagacatttaaaatgtatgtaaaataatatttctatcTTAATTAACCATTGTTATTTTGTTTCAGAAGATGctgaccaaaaacaaacaaacaaacaaacaaaaaaagcccaaaCAAAAAAGACTAATCAGGTTTggccagcaaaaaaaacccaaacccaCCCAAGAACAAGAGCATTTTAACTTACATGCAATATCTAGGATTGCATGCAGAGTGGACTCATTGCTAATCGTGTTAGCAATCTTGCACATCTTTTGTAATctgaaaagtaaaaacaatGGAGAAAAAGATGATGTTAATATAATGCCTTCCTTCTAAccaaatcagtaaaaaaaaacaaaaaaccctcatATGGTGTCAGAAATAGCAATGCTATAACCTGTACTGTACTTAACACTAAAGGGTACACAGTATATAATAAAGCCaatcaaaatgtaaaagaaaatgttaatacGAGGAAATATTCCTAAGAGGCAGTACCGAGGGGTGTTCCAACATGCTGATTCCTGACTGAGAAtttaaattcccttttaaaTAGCAGCCCTGCACGTTAAGTACAAAATCAGTCATATTTTCTGGCATCACCATCTGTAAAATTAGCAGGAGAAATGAAGTgcattaaaaaatactctgcGCCAACCCAGTCTAGCATCCTGTACGTGACCCAATTGCCAGTGTTGTCTTACTTGACCATCATTTCTCACTGTCTTGCTTTAAATAAACGTCCTTAACCATGGGAGAATTCTGATTATGTGATGTAATTTGATGCTTGTTTGGCTTTATCAAAGGTGCATAATGCGTCAGGAAAAGGAGGAGCTTCTCTCTCTAATTTATTCTATCTACAGTGAATAGATAACAATAACAAATGTCTGTGATAAATGAACACCCCACATTACTGTCTGCAATCACTGATGATGTCTGCTCGACATTTTCTTCATAATTCCCTTCTCAGAAATATCCCAGAAGGAAAAACAGATCTTTCATACCACTTCATCAAATTGCTGAAGTTCTTTAAgaagaaaataatcaaataataatTCAAAGTTTTAAATGATTCAAATCCCATGGAGGATTAGAATTAGCTGTTTAGTTTTACTAGAAATCCTCGACATTATTGTGCGTATCAGAAATGtcaaattcattttattcataGCCTGCATAAAGTCTTCTTTAAACTCAGAAGGAAAACTATTAGATAATAACTTCATAACACCCCACAGTTTTTCCCATTCTTttagttaactttttttttttttacattaaacaaACAATCCATTTACAATACAGATGACTGTAAATGCAATAACTGCaatttcaaaaatatatttcagctTTTGCAGTCAGTCTTCTTTTCTTAAAAAACCTCCATAATTGTTGAAAATCACACACATTATTCAATGTTGTATTGCAGGCCATGGGTTCTTTTTGGAAGGCTATAAAACTGACTGTGATTCAGACTTCTGGCTCAGATCAAATTAACAGATTTGACAGCAACTCTCATGATATGATACTCTGACTTGCAACACAATATTTCCTGGcacaaaatacagtaaaaagacCAACAACGATGCCCTCAGTCTCTGCAGTTTTTGCTCTTTACAAAGCCAGCCAGTGGGCCAGACTGGAGCCTAGGCCGGGTCTGGCCTGTCACATGATATATGACTGACAACTTTGGTACAGAGGCTTCATCTGCAAATCAAAATTTCTCCAAAGCTTGATTTCAACTGGGGTGGAAAGTGTTATTAATCATAGCCTTTAGCACTCATAACCTAAACTGAACTTCTCGGTGGGTGTGGTCAGATCAAGTTTGACTGATGAGCTGTCATTAGAAATAGATAAAACAAATTCATATATTCGTATTTGACAACTCCAACTCGAAAGAAAGGAACAATCTGTTCAAATGTCTTGTTACCATAAACCTGTAATATAGGTTTTGACGTACTTttaggcaaaataaaacaatgagaAAGACACTGAGCTCATTAGGAAAATAGCAAcataacaggaaataaaaaaaaggtcatACATACATGCTGGTGTTGAGCAATCCCTTGTGTTGTGATAAACTCTATGAAAGTGTGTTTTGCATTCCGATGAGAACTTGACTGGTCCTGCTTAACAGAAAAAGGTCTCATCACAAAAAATGATAATGTTCATCTTATTTGCAGGTATAAAATTCAAATGAAGTCGACATGGAGTTTGTGAGTGAGCAACCGAAAGAGGAAAGAACAAAGTAAAAGTGAGAAAACAGGTTTAAAGATTCCAAAGTTCTAACTGGACTTAATGTGCAGTCTTCAGTTATAAGCACATCTAACATTTAAGCTTCCAGATTTTCACATCACTAATGAACTCCACGCATAGTTCCTGAGACAAATAATCAGCTTAATGTAGCACTGCCTTCGGCTTAATACTGTCAGCTTCAGACCATGTGCTGTTTCTCAGCAATGCTGCCCTACAGGCAGCTCTCTCCTAACTTACTGCAGTCCCAGTGTTCATGAAGTTTTTCTATGACCTGAGAATACTGCATGCTGGCTtggaatgaaaattattttctcaCACGGGCCAAAATAGGAATTTACAGACATGTGTTGCATTGGATAAGTACAGACAATGCTCATGTCACAAACAAATACTCTAGGAATGTCTaaaaagcacagcagaaaaatgcGATCAAGACAGAAAGCTTGCACTCCTAATGTTGTCTTTGATGTTGAATTTCTTACCTCCAAAATGCTCGATGATTTTGTCTTTCCATAAGTTTGCATCTCTGGGAGAAACCTCTGGAAAAGAAACTCGCTGTTAGCTTCTCGATCAATACGTGAGCAAAATTATTAATGAATTACATTAACTAAGGGAATGTCTGTGTCAAAAGTCTCCCTCCTGCATCTCTCATTGTGTTTCAGGAGTATTACCACTTTGCGCGAGGCTGCATAGTTGCTTTACAGGATTATTAACCttgcattaaaattattttactgcACGTTTGGCATCTCACATTAACATGAGTGCCAACTGTTGAATCCTAAATGAACATTGTTTACTCTGGATTCTGTTGCTCCGTTGAGCACCAAATGTAGTTTTTCTCTGACTGATCTACACCATCATATGTTTCTCAGTAGTTCACATTGTCATGTCATGTTATGTAGTAATAAGGGCACCAAGAACCTTTGTCTGTATTTATTGTCCACATAGGCAACATGCACAGCTGTCTGATAACACAATGGCCATGCTTACAGGCTAAAGAGATTATTGTATGGGAGTTTAATACTCATCTTAATAAGTAAGTAGTTACTGGGCAAACAGAACATTAGCCCTCAAACCAGGAACATTGCAATGCTGTAACAGGGGGATAAATATGGAAGATAACTACTTAGCCACCCTAAAAATCATAGAGAAGATTACAAAAAACGAATTTTAGAAATCCAGAAGGCAACCTCGCCATTAAGCAGAAATCTAAATGAGCAATATGAAAATAGCAGCCTGGATTACTCAAagtcatgttttcatttcaaagagTCTACATTTCTCGAGCATTTATGCACATCAACACTATTCAAATACAAGTGTTCAGCTGACAGTCCAAAGATTATTTCTTCTTCCATGAACAGACAAAGCCAGCTAGAAAAGAAATGTGTCCCTTTATGTAGGCCTAAGTCTTTCTTGACTGTCATTCTGATGACATCGCTTTAGAGGAACAGACAGAGGTGAGTGGGGTACACACATTAGTGGATTTATAGATGTTTCTCCTTCATTGTGTTCAAAACATCCATCCTTGCGTGACCATGAATCTTTGGTAGCATCGCACGCACCAGTTGCTAATATGCTGCTTTTGATATCCTCAAAAGAGGAATTCCATCCAGTCAGTGTTCTGAGAAAGGTACTTTTCCAAGTGCATAAGAGGGAGCCAAGACTTTAAGCTGTGTAATGCCTGTGCAACATCTCTACAACATCATCTAATTGATAGTGTTGTTGGACAGAGTGTGACATTTTAGATAAATAACACATTATGTTAACTTAGCCCTAATATAcccccacacccacacataccAATGAGGCACAGCCCTCGACTGCTCTCTGTTCCACTCACTGttaaagcaataaaaactgTTGCATAAAAGGATTTTCTGGATTCCTTCTCTTATCACATTTGAACTTGAGCACACCCTCTTTTTTAGGTTTAAGATATCTGAAGAGATAAAGTGTTAGTCAAAGATTTACTGAAATGCCCGAATTCCAGTCCTGACATACAGTAATGCTTTACATGAGCCAGTGAAGGTAAAGCACCACCAAACACTTTCTGATATCTCTGAGACAAATCTCTTTTTGTAATAATGCTATTAAATGTAATTTGTTAGGGAAAAATTCAGATGCTTGTCCTACAGATAAATAAAGTCCAGTGTTTATAGTCTCCTCATACAGGCTCTTCATTCCATCaggaccaaaaaaaagtcactgagtTACACTGTCAGTGATGCAATGCTGCGTACGTGACACAACACAACTCGTCTGTTTTATCTGTTCTGTCAGATGCGTCTTACAGAGATGAATGTGCCTGGAGATGCTTTCTAGGGCATTGCAGCACTTGTATGCATGTAGGGTGCTCATCATTCATGTTTAAGAGTCCACAGTGAACCGTACTGAATGAATCATTCACAAGTTTAACATGACCACGCCCCTCCTACCTTAATTAACAGTACCTATCCAGATCTCCATCTGTCAAACAATCAGTTACACAAGGGCACACACATGTTGAAGAAACGTGGTCAAAAAGTATGACTTCCAAATATTGTTATACAACCTCAGGCTTGCACAAATGAAGCATACCTGCATTAGGTTCATTATTGCAACCACTTTAAATTTAGCTGGACACCTGAGGACAGGCAGATCTGAACACTGACATTTCCAGACAGCATTTACAGACGTGTAGCATTGAATTCTATTTACCAGATTTATCAACTTAACTTGAATAGCTTCCATTCAGCTAAATGAAGCCCTTGAATAAGATGTACAGCACTGACCAGAACAGTGACAGCTGTCCCCAACTGTAAAATGAGGATTATGCTTTCATCATCAGAACCTAAAAATAAATCTTATCAGCTTACCTGAGAGTCTACTGTTATCCAGCCTAGGGACATTGAAAGGCTTTTCCCGGGAGGAGAACTTCATGTCTTGTGCTGAAGTGAAGAGTCCACTGCTACAGCGCCTGGAGATGGGGTTCTCCTTTTGCTGGCTGTCTCTGATAACCTGTAAGATTAGATCCAACAGGGTCCTTTGTTCTTTCTGCTTGTCCTCCTTGCTGTCCATACACTGACCCGAAGTGATGAGCAGAAAGAAGATAGTGAGCAGTATGTGCCATTTCCTTTCCACCTGCATGACTTTACTGCCTGAAAACATGAGCAAATAGGTTTTGTTATAGAGTggttacagttaaaaaaaaaagccttatttGTTTAATTGCAGTGACCAAAAACACAGCTGCACAATCTGAATTATGCATATGCATTCATGTCGATTTCCCATTTCCATTatacaaaaaaattacttaaaaaaaacaacagaaaactagTTAGAGGTAACAGGTAACTTCTAAAAGTGGAGTTAATCACATGAAAGCAGTCCAGTTTTCACATCTTTCTAGTTTCTCCTTGTTTAATCCAAGGGTAGCACAAATGCATTTAATCGAACGTAAAACTTACTAGTTTAGGAGTTAAAGATGCTTATGTCCGGGAGAGTGGACACAGTTGTCTTCAGCAAATTCTTCCGGGCGTTATCTGTGGTCCCGATAGGAGAGAAAGCCAACAGATTGTGCTCACCACCGTCTTTCTTGAAATAATGCGTTCCTATTTATACGAGGAGCCACCTTCTTGAAGGTAATACAATCGATTTTGAGTGGGTGGTAAAGCAATGTTGACATCTTTGGTGTAATTTCTTCCAGTGGCACTCGCTCACTTAGGCATGAGCCACTCCTTTACGCACAAAACATCACTAGTTTTTGTTAAACGGGACGATTCGATTTCAAATAAAAACGACCCTCTTATAGATACAATAATGTTTGAAGATCTGAAAAAGACCCCTGCCCTGAAATTtccattaaaagaaaagaaaaaaaagacagagaaagaaatacACGACAACGACCGTGGCGCGGCGGCGCGCGTGAGTGTAGTTTTCCAAAAGGAGCAACTTGTTGGATGTTGGGTGCAGAGAAGAGAAGAATCTGTGGGCCTGTAAGCTTCTAGCTGACCCGTCAGCCTGCCGATGTTTTTGTTCACCGATGTCCAAGTCTTGTGACCGCCTAAGCGCTGCAGAGATTGCGCCTCCTGGAGCAGCCATCCGGCTGTTTCCCACCCATAAAGAACAGAATTAAATAGAACTATAAGTGTCACAGAGCTCACAGAATGGTTTAATTAGTAGGTCGCAACATTTCACATACATTTGACAGAGAAAGGCTGCACCTTCTGCTGACTCAGCTCCTGGAATTGTGACTCAAATCccctttaaaatacaaactttaGTTTCAGTGCAATGCGTATGATTGTAATATTGAGGCAAATCAATTAATGCGTGAAGTCTGCAGATTGCTTCATTATTTAATCTGTTATTAACAGCTTTGAGGCTTCTATTTATGCCTACAGAGATGCACATTGCCTGTATTCACGTCATCTAGTGGTGTCTCAACTGTTGCATAAAGAGCTGATGTGGCTTAAAGAAGCTTTAGATGCTCATTTCATCATTCATTAGCATAAATGAGAAAAGGgagattaaattattattattatcattatcattatcattatcattattattattattattattattattattattattattattattattattattatacgtgtagtattatatatttttacattattcGTGGTTGAGAAGAAACGGTGGTGTGTCAtttcactggttgcctgtttTCTCTTACCTTTACCTGAACATAATCTTACCATAACCTCTGCAATCCTTACCGGGCCGGTCGTCTTCTGCGGTGCTAAACTTCAGCCCGGCGGTATCCCAACATTTATTAGTTATCTGTTTTAAGCATATCCACATCCTAACCTGCGCCCTAACTCCAACCGCGGAGGAAAACACGACGTTCTGAAGGGGACAGACTTCCTGTTACCGTTACCATGGAAACGCACCAAGCACTGAACGCTGACCTGAGTTTGTTAGCTAGCCTTATCTGATAAGGCTCTGAGTGACTTTTTGGGTTATTTAATATCTAATAAGAGACACGCTTTCTCTCTGCGGGGGTGTAAATATGTCGCAAAGgtaagtttttgttgttgtaaagtGAGTTACGGTAGTTTATTATTAGCATGTTGTGCCAAAAACGTGATACTCGCCCCTAATAACTCAAGGAAAGTATTACTCACGATACTTGGATTTGGCAACACATCAGAAAGCAATGTATTTTATCCCAGAATAACATAAATAAGCATATATATTTCTTCAAATTACTATGGGGTGGTGACTACACGtaggatattattattattgttaatccAGATATTGGCTCTCCAGTGAATGTACACGAATGAGACTTCATTTTGCTAAATTTTCCCAAGTggtttttactgtttgtttttgttttattttgttttttgttctctttaaACTTCCTGCTTTGTTATTCTTAGCATTTGTTAGAAATGaacttttattaataaaatttcaaaatacCAAATAGGGCACTATAATTCTTTGAACAATCATTAACCTGCATAAATTGCAATGTGCT
Proteins encoded:
- the alkal1 gene encoding ALK and LTK ligand 1, producing MQVERKWHILLTIFFLLITSGQCMDSKEDKQKEQRTLLDLILQVIRDSQQKENPISRRCSSGLFTSAQDMKFSSREKPFNVPRLDNSRLSEVSPRDANLWKDKIIEHFGGPVKFSSECKTHFHRVYHNTRDCSTPAYYKRCARLLTRLAMSPLCMQS